In one window of Azotobacter salinestris DNA:
- a CDS encoding MinD/ParA family ATP-binding protein produces the protein MTVSELLRLCREKFNRVEVKYAHPTLYIIVIDNSLDGKSEEARRSKLLASIELEEFELTKLENSSGVSVELVSEAEFEFELSFLSGREKDTHWLPLIDEQVRNSLPVLEPEQVSAIHFYGFKGGQARSTVLALLAKLLASEGYKILVVDVDIEAPSLDLLFDSVAFDVGTTLMGLCGWSDTVEPVTAFAPLGKEGKIDVIACRPRSENYDMDFAAFAVRASLDISIIREGIAKLKRHVLDMSVEQRYDLVLFDHRTGIAPSVLPVLREWRGPTVVFVRPDGLSMQAENTFASLFSQNPENPGAFVSFSLDFDEGKTAKRNLALASVQQLLQTLSEAIARGAEADAFELELLPPESLENYWVSWYADRALLTSVSPQVEMLLKVNLDSLRQLRDVLGITKAVDLSAMTSSREYRPRSPSGAVDQGWFIETPEINRLFLPNSTISYVTGRKGTGKTRIHKEMVKRGLGEPMFSAADFQGGGILSNSPLQHKLLDACGGDFRKFWWALLGICLESPSGDTEAQEGWEQLVTDWCNLPQAQRDERSTSYYASKAYAGRSKRVFLIDGIETAVPSSRLREFVEELLLFMLTIQSDSKLSAVVFVRLFLRADLLQASTQNIEQQTSLRRLELRWDSDGIFNFVLARIEQSAWFNKHFSQVCHLIGEKLDDIRAGRLGPSEYEPLLLSIFPKKLRRNNIQTITFFDSYFSDAGGDSKEGASFYPRLFEEFVHNIAQISQAREDKNQDFLENGRLMHGVVLEAHAEATQTFIDGVTQELHGSLELDEDARRNAELVKQMIDSFEGLTTPFKFEETAQIVSRSIGGIDQNKVRAALQRMRDVGIFEAHPNRPGQWRAGRLYKSALRMKYQR, from the coding sequence ATGACAGTGAGCGAACTCCTTCGATTGTGTCGGGAAAAATTTAATCGGGTAGAAGTAAAGTACGCGCATCCTACATTATATATAATCGTGATTGATAACTCCTTAGACGGCAAAAGTGAAGAGGCCCGAAGGAGTAAGCTTCTCGCAAGCATTGAACTCGAGGAGTTTGAGCTGACAAAGCTGGAAAACAGCTCTGGGGTATCTGTCGAACTGGTTTCAGAGGCCGAGTTCGAGTTTGAACTTTCCTTCTTGAGTGGGCGCGAGAAGGACACCCATTGGCTGCCTCTAATAGACGAGCAAGTTAGAAATAGTCTTCCCGTGCTTGAACCAGAGCAGGTTAGCGCGATCCATTTTTATGGATTCAAAGGTGGCCAGGCACGTTCAACTGTTCTGGCGCTCTTGGCAAAACTGCTAGCGTCCGAGGGATATAAAATTCTCGTGGTAGACGTCGATATTGAAGCTCCATCTTTAGACCTCTTGTTCGATTCTGTCGCATTTGACGTCGGAACAACGTTAATGGGGCTTTGCGGTTGGAGCGATACTGTTGAGCCAGTGACAGCGTTCGCACCGCTCGGCAAGGAAGGAAAAATTGACGTAATCGCCTGTCGTCCGCGGTCCGAAAACTATGACATGGACTTCGCGGCATTCGCGGTACGTGCGTCACTAGATATCTCAATCATCCGCGAGGGAATAGCCAAACTAAAACGACATGTTTTGGATATGTCCGTCGAACAGCGCTACGACTTGGTTCTCTTTGACCATCGGACCGGAATTGCACCTTCTGTTCTACCGGTCCTTCGAGAATGGCGCGGACCGACCGTAGTATTTGTTAGGCCGGACGGCCTTTCCATGCAGGCCGAGAACACTTTTGCGTCTCTATTTTCACAGAATCCGGAGAATCCGGGAGCATTCGTCTCTTTTTCCTTGGACTTTGACGAAGGGAAAACAGCCAAGCGAAATCTCGCACTCGCATCGGTTCAGCAATTGCTACAAACGCTATCAGAAGCAATTGCACGCGGAGCCGAAGCCGACGCCTTCGAACTGGAATTACTTCCTCCTGAGTCTCTTGAGAACTACTGGGTCTCTTGGTACGCAGATCGGGCACTCCTCACCAGCGTATCTCCTCAAGTAGAAATGCTGCTTAAAGTCAATCTTGACTCCTTGCGCCAGCTGCGCGATGTGCTTGGGATAACAAAGGCGGTAGACCTATCTGCGATGACTAGTTCGCGAGAGTATAGGCCTCGGTCTCCTAGCGGCGCCGTGGACCAAGGCTGGTTTATCGAAACACCAGAAATTAATCGTCTCTTCCTTCCCAATTCTACGATTAGTTATGTCACTGGGCGAAAGGGCACGGGAAAGACGCGCATTCATAAAGAGATGGTTAAACGTGGCCTTGGCGAACCCATGTTCTCCGCAGCTGATTTTCAAGGTGGTGGCATTTTAAGTAACAGCCCACTCCAGCATAAACTTCTGGATGCATGCGGAGGGGACTTCCGCAAGTTTTGGTGGGCGCTCCTTGGAATTTGTCTCGAAAGCCCATCAGGGGATACCGAAGCTCAAGAGGGTTGGGAGCAGCTTGTCACTGACTGGTGCAATCTTCCTCAAGCCCAGAGAGACGAAAGGTCCACGTCATATTATGCGAGCAAGGCATACGCAGGGAGATCAAAGAGAGTATTCCTCATCGATGGGATTGAGACAGCTGTACCTTCCTCGCGACTGAGAGAGTTTGTTGAAGAGTTGTTGCTCTTCATGCTTACTATCCAATCTGACTCCAAGCTTTCAGCGGTCGTTTTCGTACGTCTTTTCCTTCGCGCAGACCTTCTTCAAGCATCCACTCAAAATATCGAGCAACAGACAAGTTTGAGAAGGCTCGAACTTCGCTGGGACAGTGATGGGATATTTAACTTCGTGCTGGCAAGGATTGAGCAGTCGGCATGGTTCAATAAGCACTTCTCTCAAGTATGTCATCTAATTGGCGAAAAACTAGATGATATCCGGGCTGGACGACTAGGGCCAAGCGAGTACGAGCCCTTGCTATTATCAATATTCCCTAAAAAGCTCCGCCGTAACAATATTCAGACAATCACCTTCTTCGATTCGTACTTTTCGGATGCAGGAGGCGATAGCAAGGAAGGCGCGTCTTTCTACCCGCGCCTGTTTGAAGAGTTTGTGCATAATATTGCTCAGATATCTCAAGCAAGGGAGGACAAGAATCAGGACTTTCTCGAAAACGGTCGGCTTATGCACGGAGTGGTTCTAGAAGCGCATGCGGAGGCCACCCAAACCTTCATTGATGGGGTCACGCAAGAACTACATGGCTCCTTGGAGTTGGATGAAGACGCTCGGAGGAATGCTGAATTGGTTAAACAGATGATTGATTCCTTTGAAGGTCTCACGACCCCCTTCAAGTTTGAAGAGACGGCCCAGATAGTATCGAGATCCATAGGTGGTATTGACCAAAACAAGGTTCGAGCTGCGCTTCAGCGCATGCGAGACGTAGGAATTTTTGAGGCGCACCCGAACCGGCCTGGTCAGTGGCGTGCTGGCCGGCTGTACAAATCCGCGTTGCGCATGAAGTACCAACGCTAG
- a CDS encoding IS630 family transposase, whose translation MTSDARSLSPLEQREKRAIALRMREQGYTYRAIGEAVGVHLRTVAHWVEVAQHQGKSAAIEGGQRGSLPGERRSLSPEQEALIRTLLLDTMPDQLKLAFALWTRDAVQALIALHCGLQMPIRTVGEYLKRWGYTPQRPLKRAYQQQPEAIQRWLKSEYPKIERRAKAEGGEIHWGDETGLRSDSHAGRSYAPAGRTPVREVSGSRFASNMISTVTNRGKLRFMLYRETMTATVLIRFLGRLIRDTQGRKVFLILDNLRVHHSKKVKAWLDERRERIEVFFLPAYAPELNPDEYLNGDLKQQVRSGPSVRSREALEGRVRSVMRRLQSKPERIRSYFRHPKIAYAA comes from the coding sequence ATGACCAGTGACGCTAGAAGCCTCAGCCCCTTGGAACAGCGCGAAAAACGCGCCATTGCCCTTCGCATGCGCGAGCAGGGGTATACCTACAGAGCCATCGGCGAAGCCGTTGGCGTTCATCTGCGCACCGTGGCGCACTGGGTCGAGGTGGCGCAGCACCAAGGCAAGTCGGCCGCCATTGAGGGTGGCCAGCGCGGGTCACTGCCAGGAGAGCGCCGCAGCCTCAGCCCGGAGCAGGAGGCACTGATTCGCACGCTATTGCTCGACACCATGCCAGACCAGTTGAAGCTCGCTTTCGCGCTCTGGACTCGGGATGCGGTACAAGCCCTGATCGCCCTGCACTGCGGTCTTCAGATGCCGATCCGGACAGTCGGTGAATACCTCAAGCGTTGGGGCTATACCCCACAACGGCCGCTGAAGCGCGCTTATCAGCAGCAGCCCGAGGCGATACAGCGCTGGTTGAAGAGCGAGTACCCGAAGATCGAGCGGCGCGCCAAGGCCGAGGGCGGCGAGATTCACTGGGGCGATGAAACCGGCTTGCGCAGCGATAGCCACGCGGGGCGCAGCTACGCCCCGGCAGGGCGAACGCCAGTCCGCGAGGTCAGTGGGAGCCGCTTTGCTTCGAACATGATTTCGACAGTGACCAACCGGGGCAAGCTGCGCTTCATGCTGTATCGGGAAACCATGACGGCGACCGTGCTGATCCGCTTCCTGGGGCGGCTGATCCGGGACACCCAGGGGCGCAAGGTCTTCCTGATTCTGGACAACCTGCGCGTGCATCACAGCAAGAAAGTGAAAGCCTGGCTGGATGAGCGTCGAGAGCGGATCGAAGTGTTCTTTCTGCCGGCCTACGCTCCGGAGCTTAATCCGGACGAGTACCTGAATGGCGACCTCAAGCAGCAAGTGCGCAGCGGGCCAAGCGTGAGAAGCCGGGAGGCTCTGGAAGGACGGGTTCGTTCGGTCATGCGCCGCCTGCAATCAAAGCCCGAGCGAATTCGCTCGTACTTCAGGCACCCCAAAATTGCCTATGCGGCATGA
- a CDS encoding IS630 family transposase, whose translation MEKIDARKLTAESRKLLRQIVIRLRQQSNMKVEELASVTGVHPTTIKTWLTRANREGAQALEEKRRGRPAGACRKLTPADEQWLREQIVEQPPQQLQLPFALWTRPAIKALARERLGIELQDRLIGKYLKRWGFTPQRPVKRAQEQRPEDIERWLKQTYPQVKARAAAEGAVIHWGDETAVKEDANWIRGYAPRGQTPVLATPTRWHKLSMISAISPRGEVAFQIVEGSINALRFIDFLSRLVEGTPQKIFLVVDNLRVHHAKVVSEWLSDKQDRIELVFLPPYAPESNPDEYLNRDFKTALRSGPVSHDKASLLDKAMAFMNTLGSLPDKVMAYFQHPAARYAMA comes from the coding sequence ATGGAAAAGATCGACGCCCGCAAACTGACCGCAGAGAGTCGCAAGCTGCTTCGCCAGATAGTGATTCGCCTGCGCCAGCAGTCCAACATGAAAGTCGAGGAGTTGGCCTCGGTCACCGGTGTGCATCCGACCACCATCAAGACTTGGCTGACCCGTGCCAACCGCGAGGGCGCGCAAGCCCTGGAGGAAAAGCGTCGGGGGCGCCCGGCGGGCGCCTGCCGCAAGCTGACGCCGGCCGACGAGCAGTGGCTGCGCGAGCAAATCGTCGAGCAACCCCCGCAGCAGCTGCAGTTGCCGTTTGCCCTGTGGACGCGCCCGGCCATCAAGGCGCTGGCCAGGGAACGCCTCGGGATCGAGCTGCAGGACCGGTTGATCGGCAAGTATCTCAAGCGCTGGGGGTTTACGCCTCAGCGTCCCGTGAAGCGGGCGCAGGAGCAGCGGCCGGAGGACATCGAGCGCTGGCTGAAGCAGACCTACCCCCAGGTCAAGGCGCGCGCCGCTGCCGAAGGAGCGGTGATTCACTGGGGGGACGAAACCGCAGTCAAGGAGGATGCGAACTGGATACGCGGCTACGCCCCCAGGGGCCAGACGCCAGTGCTGGCGACGCCCACTCGCTGGCACAAGCTGTCGATGATCTCCGCAATTTCGCCCCGTGGCGAGGTGGCCTTCCAGATCGTCGAAGGCAGTATCAACGCGCTGCGTTTCATCGACTTCCTGAGCCGCCTCGTTGAAGGGACACCGCAGAAGATCTTCCTGGTGGTCGATAACCTGCGCGTCCACCATGCCAAGGTGGTCAGCGAGTGGCTCAGTGACAAGCAGGACAGGATCGAACTGGTGTTCCTACCACCCTATGCGCCCGAGTCCAATCCCGACGAGTACCTGAATCGGGATTTCAAGACGGCGCTGCGCAGCGGCCCGGTCAGCCATGACAAGGCCAGCCTGCTGGACAAGGCGATGGCTTTCATGAACACACTCGGCAGCTTGCCCGACAAGGTCATGGCCTATTTCCAGCATCCTGCAGCACGCTATGCCATGGCGTGA
- a CDS encoding helix-turn-helix domain-containing protein, whose product MINGPDGNPAFVVIPYADYVATHPREDLVPNEVAGYMVKEGLTAVGAWRKHLGLTQAEVASRIGISQAAYAQQEAASKPRKATRAKIAAAFGINADLLDL is encoded by the coding sequence ATCATCAACGGGCCGGATGGAAATCCGGCCTTCGTGGTTATCCCTTATGCAGACTATGTGGCAACCCATCCGCGGGAAGACTTGGTGCCAAACGAGGTTGCCGGCTACATGGTCAAGGAAGGCCTGACCGCTGTCGGCGCCTGGCGGAAACACCTTGGCCTTACCCAGGCCGAGGTAGCTTCACGCATCGGCATATCCCAGGCTGCATACGCACAGCAGGAGGCAGCGTCCAAGCCTCGCAAGGCCACCCGAGCAAAGATCGCAGCAGCGTTTGGGATCAATGCCGACTTGCTTGACCTATGA
- a CDS encoding phage holin, lambda family, which translates to MPEKNPGTWAELFAWAAQLAPHIYAPALSVVIAGLRVLYGGGTWRQVWLEGALCGAATLAIKPVLIWLGMPADLAVFIGACFGFVGVEKLRERADQVLGRRVEEQ; encoded by the coding sequence ATGCCCGAGAAAAACCCAGGCACCTGGGCGGAGTTGTTCGCCTGGGCTGCCCAGCTCGCCCCTCACATTTATGCCCCTGCACTGTCCGTCGTCATCGCCGGCCTCCGTGTGCTCTATGGCGGCGGTACCTGGCGGCAGGTGTGGCTGGAGGGCGCCCTGTGCGGCGCGGCCACCCTGGCAATCAAGCCGGTGCTGATCTGGCTCGGCATGCCGGCCGATCTGGCGGTGTTCATCGGCGCCTGCTTCGGCTTCGTCGGTGTCGAGAAGCTGCGCGAGCGGGCTGACCAGGTGCTCGGACGGAGGGTCGAGGAACAGTGA